GAACGCAAGCGCATGGAGGAGGAACTGCGGCGCAGCGAACGGGTGGCCCGGACGCTGCTCAACGCCACCACGGAATCGGCCTTTCTGGTGGACGTGGACGGGACCATCCAGGCCATCAACGATATCGGGGCCAGACGCCTGGGGGGCACGCCCCAGACCATCGCCGGACGCAACTTTCACGAATTTCAGTCCTGGGAGCTTTTCGAGGAGGGCATGGAACGCCTCTGGGAGGCCTACTGCGAGCGCCGTCCGGTGCGCTTCGAGGACGACCGCCAGGGGATCGTCCACGACGTCATGGTGTCGCCGGTTTTCGACGACGTCGGCGGCGTGGACACGGTGGCCATCTTCGCCCAGGACATCACCGAGCGCCGCCGCCTGGAGCGGTTGCGCGAGGACGTGGAGCGCATCACCCGCCACGACATGAAAACGCCCTTGATCGGCATTGTGGGATTCGCCCAGCTTTTGCAAAAAAGCCAGAATCTCACGGACAAACAGCGCGAATACCTGGCCTACATCCAAAACAGCGGCCGCCAGATGATGGATTTCATCAAAAAATCCCTGGATTATTTCAAGATGGAGCAGCGCTCCTACGTGCTGCGGCCCCAGGACGTGGACATGGCCCGGGTGTTCCGGCGCATCCATGAAGATCTGCGCCCCCTGGCCGTGAACAAGTCCGTGTGCATCAGTTTTACCATGGACGGCCAGGACATCTCCCTGACCCGCCCCATCATCGTTCGGGGCGAAGAGGACCACCTGGAAAACCTGTTCGCCAATCTCGTCAAAAACGCCGTGGAGGCCGCGCCCGAGGACAGCGAGGTCACGGTGGCCATCCGCTGTGGCGGCGAGGTCCATGTGGTGGACGTTCACAATCTCGGCATCATCCCCGAGGCGGCCCGGGCCAGGTTTTTCGAACGCTACAATACGGCGGGCAAGGAAGGCGGCACGGGTCTTGGAACCCATGTGGCCCGGCTGATCGCCCAGGCCCATGGCGGCTCCATCCGGTATACCACCTGCCCCCGCCAGGGCACCCACCTGATCGTCACCCTGCCGACGCATCCGCCCCAGGATTTGGCC
Above is a genomic segment from Desulfolutivibrio sulfodismutans DSM 3696 containing:
- a CDS encoding PAS domain-containing protein → MPRNKDKALLTQELRSLRGRLMDADILKSALAREAASQRTTDSRYQNIVEDQAELICSYDSKGLLTYVNPAFCRYYGQSAETLLGGAFPVQASEEEVGEVRRAVSGLGPNRGMTALVHRATLPGGVTRWQEWLYRAIMDAAGTVVEYQAVGRDVTDIKETMEGFRRAEEKYRAIFENAPLGIFRTTAAGRFEEINHVMAAMLGYDSPAQAMAQVTDIGHQIYDDPQRRVRLLETLEKTRGSITYEALFRRRDGGRFTGRLHVSAVRDENGHVTSLIGLMDDITERKRMEEELRRSERVARTLLNATTESAFLVDVDGTIQAINDIGARRLGGTPQTIAGRNFHEFQSWELFEEGMERLWEAYCERRPVRFEDDRQGIVHDVMVSPVFDDVGGVDTVAIFAQDITERRRLERLREDVERITRHDMKTPLIGIVGFAQLLQKSQNLTDKQREYLAYIQNSGRQMMDFIKKSLDYFKMEQRSYVLRPQDVDMARVFRRIHEDLRPLAVNKSVCISFTMDGQDISLTRPIIVRGEEDHLENLFANLVKNAVEAAPEDSEVTVAIRCGGEVHVVDVHNLGIIPEAARARFFERYNTAGKEGGTGLGTHVARLIAQAHGGSIRYTTCPRQGTHLIVTLPTHPPQDLAQEPAKEPPAPELS